A genomic window from Pseudomonadales bacterium includes:
- a CDS encoding S41 family peptidase produces MLSLLALTACGGGGGNGPALRGVAVVPSPPAVASPHSQCTMTAAKSEVLSLFREYYLFNDDINYPGQRAKYDSIETSLGSYPDVDALLDALRYQSGLFDRGFTGYATREEVEQFYSAGEFVGFGFSMGVDATGAWRLLDVYSASPAADAQWRRGDTILAVDGTATSALNPNDPANFGPATVGLSRQFRIRALGGGESVVTLTKRTVALDPVPADRVRVFDVGGRQVGYLFFRTFIEDSDPALRAAVRELVGAGVQDLVIDVRYNGGGLVSTAEVLGGLLVGPARAGQLYYEYQHNPSLAASYDEPRFFPLEAEGFAGLENIFYLTDSGTASASELTLSGVLPYVPTVSVGARTFGKPVGQWGLRYCNDSMVLFLVTFRTVNSAGDSDYFAGIPADCAAPDDWNHPLGDPAEGRLAAALDYIASNGSLCTTAAVSTSASRSGGAISRTPPPEQGATLAERLLRSY; encoded by the coding sequence GTGCTGAGCCTGCTGGCACTGACCGCCTGCGGCGGTGGTGGTGGCAACGGTCCGGCTCTACGGGGCGTCGCGGTGGTGCCGTCACCGCCGGCTGTTGCCAGCCCGCACTCCCAGTGCACGATGACGGCAGCCAAGAGCGAAGTGCTGTCCCTGTTCCGCGAGTACTACCTTTTCAATGACGACATCAATTATCCCGGGCAGCGCGCGAAATATGACAGCATCGAAACCAGTCTCGGATCCTATCCGGACGTGGATGCGCTGCTCGATGCACTGCGCTACCAGTCCGGTCTGTTCGACCGCGGCTTCACTGGCTACGCCACCCGGGAAGAAGTCGAACAGTTCTACAGCGCGGGTGAATTTGTCGGCTTCGGTTTCAGTATGGGTGTGGACGCAACGGGCGCCTGGCGCCTGCTCGACGTGTACTCTGCAAGCCCCGCCGCCGATGCCCAGTGGCGGCGCGGTGACACCATTCTCGCGGTGGACGGCACTGCAACCAGCGCTCTGAATCCGAACGACCCGGCGAATTTCGGACCCGCCACGGTGGGGCTGTCGCGACAGTTCCGCATCCGCGCTCTGGGGGGTGGCGAATCGGTTGTCACGCTGACGAAGCGGACAGTCGCTCTGGATCCGGTTCCCGCGGATCGGGTCCGGGTATTCGACGTCGGCGGGCGCCAGGTGGGGTATCTGTTTTTCCGCACCTTCATCGAAGATTCTGATCCGGCACTGCGCGCGGCCGTTCGCGAGCTTGTCGGTGCTGGCGTTCAGGATCTGGTGATCGATGTGCGTTACAACGGCGGCGGCCTGGTGAGTACCGCCGAAGTGCTTGGCGGTCTGCTGGTCGGGCCGGCGCGGGCGGGGCAGCTTTACTACGAATACCAGCACAACCCGTCCCTGGCGGCCAGCTATGACGAGCCCCGGTTCTTCCCGCTGGAAGCCGAAGGTTTTGCTGGTCTGGAAAACATTTTTTATCTGACCGATTCCGGAACGGCTTCTGCCAGCGAGCTGACCCTGAGTGGCGTCCTGCCCTATGTGCCCACGGTCAGCGTGGGTGCACGCACTTTCGGTAAACCGGTCGGGCAGTGGGGGCTGCGCTACTGCAACGATTCCATGGTGCTGTTCCTGGTGACCTTCCGCACGGTGAATTCCGCCGGTGACAGCGATTACTTCGCGGGCATCCCGGCGGATTGCGCAGCACCCGACGACTGGAATCACCCGCTCGGAGATCCGGCGGAAGGTCGTCTTGCCGCGGCGCTGGACTACATCGCCAGCAACGGCAGTCTGTGTACGACCGCGGCTGTCTCGACTTCGGCGAGTCGCAGCGGAGGTGCAATTTCGAGGACGCCACCCCCGGAACAGGGGGCAACCCTGGCAGAACGACTGCTGCGCAGTTACTGA
- a CDS encoding PQQ-binding-like beta-propeller repeat protein gives MRYFQRLLMWPLAVLLSCAVFSVVHAAGAAKKLAQPVSGRSIEWVTLGSDLAHTRYSPADQINAENFEELEEAWVWDGASFNAQSGRSTPSYIDGVLYTVAGPRRHVVALDPASGELLWSYREPNTYRWEYSMRQDYGKGVAYGKIDGRGVIYIVSPAFFLTALDAKTGRPLEGFGKKVPVDGFPDTGVVDMLADLGHPYDPYRGVDLKKGYITSSSPPIVVGDVIIVGNSAEQGYNQSRIENIPGDILAYDARTGKFLWKFNVLPGPGEFGHETWENDAWKWTGDISSWAPLSADAQRGIVYIPTNGATLDFYGGFRPGDNLFSTSLIALDVKTGKRVWHYQLVHHDIWNYDTPTAPVLLDVKIKGKTVPIVAQATKQSFVYTFNRVTGEPIWPIEERPVPVSKIPGEKLAKTQPFPTRPAPFDIQGLTEDDLIDFTPELRQRALDALAEFEIGPLFNPPLHRDNDKGKTAALWCPGDIGGVNIDAPVAADPETGILYVPSRTHCSSRIIAPGVERDATIALPTGETIADYAVLRATGIQGPDGLSIFKPPYSRLTAIDMNTGEHLWMIPTGETPEIVLEHPDLQGMDIPNTGVMMPAPVVVTKTLVLYSSLSSDGTPALFAVDKASGEQVGKVEVEEPTRYGNMTYMHNGKQYVVLQTGARLTVLALPD, from the coding sequence GTGAGATATTTCCAGCGTCTGTTGATGTGGCCACTGGCCGTGCTGTTGAGTTGTGCTGTGTTCAGTGTCGTGCATGCGGCCGGGGCTGCGAAAAAGCTGGCGCAGCCGGTGAGCGGCAGGAGTATCGAGTGGGTCACGCTCGGCAGTGACCTTGCGCACACCCGTTATTCCCCCGCAGATCAGATCAACGCTGAAAACTTTGAGGAACTCGAAGAAGCCTGGGTCTGGGATGGTGCCAGCTTCAATGCCCAGAGCGGCCGCTCCACACCTTCCTATATCGATGGCGTGCTGTACACCGTGGCTGGCCCCCGTCGACACGTGGTCGCACTGGATCCTGCCAGCGGTGAACTGCTGTGGTCCTATCGGGAACCCAACACCTACCGCTGGGAGTATTCCATGCGGCAGGACTACGGCAAGGGCGTGGCCTACGGGAAGATCGACGGCCGCGGGGTGATCTATATCGTCTCACCCGCCTTCTTCCTCACTGCACTGGATGCCAAGACCGGAAGGCCCCTGGAAGGGTTCGGTAAGAAAGTCCCTGTCGACGGATTCCCGGATACCGGTGTGGTGGACATGCTCGCCGATCTCGGTCATCCCTATGACCCCTACCGTGGCGTCGATCTGAAGAAGGGCTATATCACCTCCTCGTCACCGCCGATCGTGGTGGGTGATGTGATCATTGTGGGTAACTCCGCCGAACAGGGCTACAACCAGTCCCGGATCGAGAATATCCCCGGCGACATCCTCGCTTATGATGCGCGTACCGGGAAATTTCTGTGGAAATTCAACGTATTGCCCGGGCCTGGTGAGTTTGGACATGAAACCTGGGAGAACGATGCCTGGAAGTGGACTGGTGACATTTCTTCCTGGGCGCCGCTTTCGGCGGACGCGCAACGGGGCATTGTCTACATCCCCACCAACGGCGCGACCCTCGATTTCTACGGCGGCTTTCGGCCCGGGGATAATCTGTTCAGCACCAGTCTCATCGCGCTGGATGTGAAGACCGGGAAGCGGGTCTGGCACTACCAGCTCGTGCATCACGACATCTGGAACTACGACACACCGACCGCCCCGGTACTGCTCGATGTGAAGATCAAAGGCAAGACCGTGCCGATCGTGGCCCAGGCCACCAAGCAGTCCTTTGTCTACACCTTCAACCGGGTAACCGGAGAGCCGATCTGGCCGATCGAAGAACGTCCGGTGCCGGTTTCGAAAATCCCGGGTGAGAAGCTCGCCAAGACTCAGCCCTTCCCGACCCGGCCCGCACCCTTCGATATCCAGGGTCTCACGGAAGACGATCTCATCGATTTCACGCCGGAGTTGCGTCAGCGCGCGCTGGATGCGCTTGCCGAATTTGAAATCGGCCCGCTGTTCAATCCGCCGCTGCACCGCGACAACGATAAGGGCAAAACGGCCGCACTCTGGTGTCCGGGTGACATCGGTGGGGTGAACATTGATGCGCCCGTGGCCGCGGATCCGGAAACGGGCATTCTCTATGTGCCGTCCCGCACCCATTGCAGCTCGCGGATCATAGCCCCGGGTGTGGAACGGGATGCCACCATTGCACTACCCACCGGTGAGACCATTGCCGACTACGCGGTGCTGCGTGCCACCGGCATTCAGGGGCCGGACGGACTGTCGATTTTCAAACCACCGTATTCACGGCTGACCGCGATCGACATGAACACCGGCGAACATCTGTGGATGATCCCCACCGGTGAGACCCCGGAAATCGTGCTCGAACATCCGGACCTGCAGGGCATGGACATCCCCAATACCGGGGTGATGATGCCTGCACCTGTGGTAGTGACCAAAACCCTGGTGCTGTATTCATCACTGTCCAGCGACGGTACACCGGCCCTGTTTGCGGTCGACAAGGCCAGCGGGGAACAGGTGGGCAAGGTGGAGGTCGAAGAGCCAACACGCTACGGCAACATGACCTATATGCACAACGGCAAACAGTATGTGGTGCTGCAGACCGGTGCCAGGCTGACCGTGCTGGCTCTGCCGGACTGA
- a CDS encoding transporter substrate-binding domain-containing protein, with protein sequence MSAVICRQVLAAGLFVWAVGVQAELSSTADRLYQLVDARLALMEAVASHKWQAGDPIEDPAREARVVHAGVADGLRQGFVPATSAALFEAQIAAAKSIQSYWFARWQSGERPRPADDLATIIRPELLRLGEQIMVAAAQPGITHSRELFDAQVRSEGLSERDRASLFEALASLRRFASRLEQVLETGELRVGTTGDYAPFSLKEATGVDYRGIDMDLAADLAAALGVRMRIVPTSWPTLSGDLQSGAFDIAMSGVSRTLDRAKVGYLSIAYFTDGKSPIVRCADVERFDSLEKIDQQGVRVIVNPGGTNQAYVDEHIRHADVRLHDDNRTIFDGIARGEADVMITDRIEVELRSHLNPELCPALTGTLTHQEKGYFLPKDIELKTFVDTWLQMRLQDGTVAAAFDRHMP encoded by the coding sequence GTGAGCGCGGTAATCTGTCGGCAGGTGCTGGCAGCAGGGCTGTTCGTCTGGGCGGTCGGTGTCCAGGCCGAACTGTCGAGTACTGCGGATCGTCTGTACCAGCTGGTCGATGCGCGCCTGGCGCTGATGGAAGCGGTGGCATCACACAAGTGGCAGGCCGGAGATCCCATCGAAGATCCCGCCAGGGAGGCCCGGGTGGTCCACGCCGGCGTTGCCGACGGCCTTCGCCAGGGATTCGTGCCGGCGACCAGCGCTGCACTGTTCGAAGCGCAGATCGCGGCCGCCAAATCGATTCAATCCTACTGGTTCGCGCGCTGGCAGTCGGGTGAGCGGCCGCGGCCGGCGGACGACCTCGCGACCATCATCCGTCCTGAACTGCTGCGTCTGGGAGAACAGATCATGGTTGCGGCCGCGCAGCCGGGCATCACCCATTCCCGGGAGCTGTTTGACGCTCAGGTTCGCAGCGAAGGTCTGAGCGAAAGGGATCGTGCCAGCCTGTTTGAGGCCCTCGCCTCCCTGCGACGTTTTGCCAGCCGTCTCGAGCAGGTTCTCGAAACCGGCGAACTACGGGTGGGCACAACGGGCGACTACGCGCCGTTCTCACTGAAGGAAGCGACAGGCGTCGACTACCGGGGCATCGATATGGACCTGGCCGCCGATCTCGCTGCCGCTCTGGGAGTGCGGATGCGAATTGTACCGACCAGCTGGCCGACCCTGAGCGGCGACCTGCAATCCGGTGCCTTCGACATTGCCATGAGCGGTGTTTCCCGGACCCTGGACCGCGCAAAGGTAGGATACCTTTCCATTGCCTACTTCACAGACGGCAAATCGCCCATCGTCCGTTGCGCAGATGTCGAGCGCTTTGATTCCCTTGAGAAGATCGATCAGCAGGGTGTCCGGGTGATCGTGAACCCGGGTGGTACCAATCAGGCCTACGTGGATGAACACATAAGGCATGCGGACGTCCGCCTGCATGATGACAATCGGACCATTTTTGACGGGATCGCCCGGGGTGAGGCGGACGTCATGATCACCGATCGGATCGAGGTAGAGTTGCGTTCACACCTGAATCCGGAACTCTGCCCGGCGCTGACAGGCACCCTCACACATCAGGAGAAGGGCTATTTCCTGCCGAAGGACATTGAGCTGAAAACTTTCGTGGACACCTGGCTGCAGATGCGCCTGCAGGACGGCACGGTTGCCGCGGCGTTCGACCGGCACATGCCATGA
- a CDS encoding enoyl-CoA hydratase-related protein, whose amino-acid sequence MTYETILEERRDGVALITLNRPERLNAWTYQMGAELSEAVIQANADEDVLAIVVTGAGRGFCAGADIEAVFKAQADGLGSGPGSERAAGTSPRDWVGLVRESKPMVAAINGAAIGVGLTQLLPMDYLVAASGAKLSVRFVKMGLVPELASSHFLAMRMGFGHAGELMLSGRTLIAEEALELGLVDRVVAPDALLETALSVARGMGENPQASLRMIKQLLTVNASEVDLAAVQKRELEALGVCYRSPEHREAIDAFLEKRPADFKAARQRT is encoded by the coding sequence ATGACCTACGAAACAATTCTCGAGGAGCGCCGGGACGGCGTTGCGCTGATCACGCTCAATCGCCCGGAACGGCTCAATGCCTGGACCTACCAGATGGGGGCGGAACTCAGTGAGGCGGTTATCCAGGCCAACGCCGATGAGGACGTGCTGGCCATTGTGGTGACCGGTGCAGGCAGGGGATTCTGTGCCGGTGCCGACATCGAGGCGGTCTTCAAAGCCCAGGCGGATGGCCTGGGCTCGGGTCCTGGATCCGAGCGCGCAGCGGGGACCAGTCCGCGGGACTGGGTTGGACTGGTGCGGGAATCCAAACCCATGGTTGCAGCCATCAATGGTGCCGCGATTGGTGTGGGTCTGACCCAGCTTCTGCCCATGGACTATCTGGTTGCCGCCAGCGGCGCGAAGCTGTCGGTGCGCTTCGTGAAGATGGGCCTGGTGCCGGAACTGGCGAGTTCTCACTTTCTTGCCATGAGGATGGGCTTCGGCCATGCCGGTGAGCTCATGCTTTCCGGTCGCACCCTGATTGCCGAGGAGGCCCTGGAGCTGGGGCTGGTGGACAGGGTGGTGGCGCCGGATGCATTGCTCGAAACAGCCCTGTCGGTCGCGCGCGGCATGGGCGAAAACCCCCAGGCGTCGCTGCGCATGATCAAGCAGCTGCTGACGGTGAATGCCAGTGAAGTGGATCTGGCGGCGGTGCAGAAACGGGAGCTGGAGGCGCTGGGTGTGTGCTACAGATCCCCGGAACACCGGGAAGCGATTGACGCCTTCCTGGAGAAACGGCCGGCAGATTTCAAGGCGGCGAGGCAGCGGACATGA
- a CDS encoding enoyl-CoA hydratase-related protein: MSFTELTYDCTDHIGVITLNRPEAMNALTYTLYMELEDAVRQSEARVLVITGAGRAFCSGDDVKQILGGGGKPPEESLERGRRTSGLTPAADALLHTDIPVIAAVNGAAVGWGMELALMADIRVASEAARFGELFVVRGLCSDAPGLGRLAQLVGRERAAELLFTGEVIDAQLAREIGLVSRVTSREELMPQAMALAAKIAANPPLAVRALKAGLRRTLDPDWRDVGAWAIKQIQALRQTEDSKESVRAFLEKRPPKFSGH, encoded by the coding sequence ATGAGCTTCACGGAACTCACCTACGACTGCACGGACCACATCGGTGTGATTACCCTGAACCGTCCGGAAGCCATGAACGCACTCACCTATACCCTCTACATGGAACTGGAAGATGCGGTGCGTCAATCTGAGGCCAGGGTTCTGGTGATCACCGGCGCGGGGCGCGCTTTCTGTTCAGGCGATGATGTGAAGCAGATCCTCGGCGGTGGTGGTAAGCCGCCTGAGGAAAGTCTGGAGCGGGGTCGGCGAACCAGTGGGCTCACTCCCGCGGCAGACGCACTGCTGCATACCGACATTCCCGTGATTGCGGCGGTCAACGGCGCGGCTGTTGGCTGGGGTATGGAGCTTGCTCTGATGGCCGATATACGGGTGGCGAGCGAGGCTGCCCGCTTCGGCGAACTGTTCGTGGTGCGCGGTCTGTGCAGTGACGCACCCGGACTCGGCAGGCTGGCTCAACTGGTGGGCAGAGAGCGGGCGGCGGAGCTGCTGTTCACCGGAGAAGTCATCGATGCGCAACTGGCCCGGGAGATCGGCCTGGTGTCCCGGGTTACTTCCCGGGAAGAGCTGATGCCCCAGGCCATGGCGCTCGCGGCAAAAATAGCCGCAAACCCACCGCTGGCGGTTCGTGCGCTGAAAGCCGGATTGCGTCGCACCCTGGACCCGGACTGGCGGGATGTGGGTGCCTGGGCCATCAAGCAGATCCAGGCATTGCGTCAGACGGAAGACTCGAAGGAGAGTGTCCGGGCGTTTCTGGAGAAACGCCCACCGAAATTCAGCGGTCACTGA
- a CDS encoding enoyl-CoA hydratase-related protein, with translation MDYEQILYRVDDGVALVTLNRPEKLNAMTALMGAEMGDAMAEADADDSVRAVVITGAGRGFCAGADLGGGDQFAGGWGGVEREYRHMMPMEVRKPVIAAINGPAVGAGLTWPLQADIRYVAENAKLAFAFVRRGVLPELASHVILPRLAGLAKASELLLSGRTILGTEAVEYGVATRAFPADQVLAEALKLARDIADNAAPVPVAIAKRLIWEGIGVDIAEWRRREGKLFRYTTQHPDSKEGTVAFFERRKPNWSGSVNEQFPDWPE, from the coding sequence ATGGATTACGAACAGATTCTCTATCGGGTTGATGACGGGGTTGCGCTGGTCACGTTGAACCGGCCGGAAAAACTCAATGCCATGACAGCGCTGATGGGTGCCGAAATGGGCGACGCGATGGCCGAGGCCGATGCCGATGACAGCGTGCGGGCCGTCGTCATCACTGGCGCGGGCCGCGGTTTCTGCGCCGGTGCCGATCTCGGTGGTGGCGATCAGTTTGCCGGTGGCTGGGGCGGTGTGGAGCGCGAGTACCGCCACATGATGCCGATGGAGGTACGCAAGCCGGTCATCGCGGCGATCAATGGCCCGGCAGTAGGCGCAGGGCTGACCTGGCCGCTCCAGGCCGATATCCGCTATGTGGCGGAAAATGCCAAGCTTGCGTTTGCCTTCGTGCGCCGGGGGGTGTTACCCGAACTTGCCTCCCATGTGATTCTGCCGCGCCTGGCGGGTCTGGCCAAAGCATCCGAACTGCTGCTGTCCGGTCGCACCATTCTCGGTACCGAGGCCGTCGAATATGGTGTTGCGACAAGAGCGTTTCCCGCGGATCAGGTGCTTGCCGAGGCGCTCAAGCTGGCGCGTGACATTGCGGACAATGCCGCCCCGGTGCCCGTGGCCATAGCCAAGCGGCTGATCTGGGAAGGCATCGGTGTGGATATCGCCGAGTGGCGCAGGCGGGAGGGCAAGCTGTTCCGCTACACCACGCAACACCCTGATTCGAAGGAAGGCACGGTGGCGTTCTTTGAGCGCCGGAAGCCCAACTGGTCCGGATCGGTGAACGAGCAGTTTCCCGACTGGCCGGAGTAG
- a CDS encoding CoA transferase: MQDEDLLFAGLKVLDVGTWIAGPVAATILADFGAEVIKVEMPGVGDAYRMLSGLAATPDAEANYMWQMDARNKRSLTLNLKRPEGMKILHQLVQDCDVYITNQPLPMRRTLKLNYEDLSGLNEKLIYASLTAYGEEGPDRDREGFDLVAYWARAGLMDLVRTGDVPPAQSLPGMGDHPSAVSLYASIVTALLRRERTGRGCEVHTSLLANGLWAASCIAQAGFAGGSFERYRETKSQPMFARQLYETADNRWLQFTMIRTPAEFEQLLHAVGLAGLLEDDRFATPEGRADHAGLLVQLFSDLLRDRTSDEWLTLFAREGVNASRMGVIEELMVDPQVLQNDYVVPPVDHEMKMPYVVNHPLHLEGVARVGPKRAPELGEHSDEILRKLGYTELQIGALRESGVI, encoded by the coding sequence ATGCAGGACGAGGATCTTCTGTTTGCCGGCCTCAAAGTGCTCGATGTCGGCACCTGGATTGCAGGACCCGTGGCGGCGACCATCCTCGCGGACTTCGGCGCCGAGGTGATCAAGGTTGAAATGCCGGGTGTCGGCGACGCCTACCGGATGCTGTCGGGATTGGCGGCAACGCCGGATGCGGAAGCCAATTACATGTGGCAGATGGATGCCCGCAACAAACGCTCCCTGACTCTCAATCTGAAGCGGCCTGAGGGCATGAAGATCCTGCATCAGCTGGTGCAGGATTGTGATGTCTACATCACCAACCAGCCGCTGCCGATGCGCCGGACCCTGAAGCTCAACTATGAAGATCTGAGCGGGCTCAACGAAAAGCTGATCTATGCTTCGCTCACCGCATACGGTGAGGAAGGCCCGGATCGGGATCGTGAAGGCTTCGATCTGGTGGCTTACTGGGCACGCGCCGGCCTGATGGATCTGGTTCGCACGGGTGACGTTCCACCGGCCCAGTCGCTACCGGGCATGGGAGATCATCCCAGTGCGGTTTCCCTGTATGCGTCTATTGTTACCGCGCTGCTGCGTCGCGAGCGCACCGGTCGAGGCTGTGAGGTGCACACATCGCTGCTGGCGAATGGACTCTGGGCAGCCTCCTGTATCGCCCAGGCTGGATTCGCCGGTGGCAGCTTCGAACGCTATCGCGAGACGAAGTCGCAACCGATGTTTGCCCGCCAGCTTTACGAGACCGCAGACAACCGCTGGCTGCAGTTCACAATGATCCGCACACCGGCAGAGTTCGAGCAGCTCCTGCATGCTGTGGGACTGGCAGGACTGCTCGAAGACGATCGCTTCGCGACGCCCGAAGGCCGCGCGGATCATGCCGGTCTGCTGGTGCAGCTGTTTTCCGATCTGCTGCGGGATCGGACCTCGGATGAATGGCTCACCCTGTTTGCCCGGGAGGGGGTGAACGCGAGCCGCATGGGCGTGATCGAAGAGCTCATGGTGGACCCACAGGTGCTGCAGAATGACTATGTGGTGCCGCCGGTGGATCACGAGATGAAGATGCCCTATGTGGTCAATCACCCGCTGCACCTGGAAGGTGTTGCCCGGGTCGGACCGAAACGTGCTCCGGAACTCGGGGAGCATTCGGATGAGATTCTGCGCAAGCTCGGTTACACCGAGTTGCAGATCGGAGCATTGCGGGAATCGGGGGTGATATGA
- a CDS encoding serine hydrolase domain-containing protein, with translation MRESPKLVTGFLGLVLVTVTFAAAARPLPETKPERVGLSSERLERLSAHMADAVADGTMVGGLAMIARNGRIAYVQSWGDRDREAGLPMTRDTIFRIYSMSKPITAVALMMLYEEGRFFLNDPVAKYIPELANLQVAVSTADGDIRMTSNGTQSKTIGEGDATKVGLVRKPRRQPTIRDLLTHTAGFTYGVFGNTEVDRQYRDAGILSNPNLQDFVEKLGAIPLQYEPGTRWHYSVAVDVQGRLVEVISGMRFGEFLQQRLFTPLGMTDTSFVVPAEKLGRLAQLYSPAGTASGTDAWLKPSTSTELVVADPRASEGFMEGATFEGGGGGLVSTADDYLRFNQMMLNGGELDGVRLLSPKTVELMTKDHLGPIAMGFGRSGVGFGLGYAVALNQGEIGELGSEGEYNWGGAAGTSFWIDPEEKLTAVFMVQSLPHRTRLGAEFKVLTYQAIVD, from the coding sequence ATGCGTGAGTCACCCAAACTGGTGACCGGGTTCCTCGGTCTCGTGCTGGTAACTGTCACCTTCGCTGCTGCTGCGCGTCCGCTGCCGGAAACGAAGCCTGAACGGGTGGGTCTGTCCAGCGAGCGGCTGGAGCGGCTGTCTGCGCATATGGCTGATGCTGTGGCAGACGGCACGATGGTCGGCGGACTGGCGATGATCGCCCGCAACGGCAGGATTGCCTACGTGCAGTCCTGGGGAGACAGAGATCGGGAGGCTGGACTGCCCATGACGCGGGACACCATTTTCCGCATCTATTCCATGTCAAAACCGATCACCGCAGTGGCACTGATGATGCTCTATGAAGAAGGTCGCTTCTTCCTCAACGATCCGGTTGCCAAATACATCCCGGAGCTGGCAAATCTGCAGGTCGCCGTTTCCACGGCGGACGGCGATATCCGCATGACGTCGAACGGTACCCAGAGTAAGACTATCGGCGAGGGAGACGCCACCAAGGTGGGGCTGGTGCGCAAACCCCGCCGCCAGCCCACCATTCGTGATCTGCTCACCCACACCGCTGGCTTCACCTATGGTGTTTTTGGCAACACGGAAGTGGACAGGCAGTACCGCGACGCCGGCATTCTCAGTAACCCCAATCTCCAGGACTTTGTCGAGAAACTTGGCGCAATTCCCCTGCAGTACGAGCCGGGTACCCGCTGGCACTACAGCGTTGCCGTCGATGTGCAGGGCAGGCTGGTCGAAGTGATCTCCGGAATGCGTTTCGGTGAGTTTCTCCAGCAGCGCCTGTTTACCCCGCTCGGCATGACCGATACCAGTTTTGTGGTTCCCGCGGAAAAGCTTGGTCGCCTGGCTCAGCTGTACAGTCCGGCAGGCACGGCCTCAGGCACCGACGCCTGGCTCAAGCCGAGCACGTCTACCGAACTGGTGGTGGCGGATCCCCGTGCCAGTGAAGGCTTCATGGAAGGAGCCACCTTCGAAGGCGGTGGTGGTGGTCTGGTTTCTACAGCTGACGACTATCTTCGCTTCAATCAGATGATGCTCAACGGCGGCGAGCTGGACGGTGTGCGATTACTTTCGCCGAAAACGGTAGAGCTCATGACGAAGGATCACCTCGGACCGATCGCGATGGGCTTCGGTCGCTCCGGCGTTGGCTTCGGTCTCGGCTATGCGGTCGCCCTGAATCAGGGTGAGATCGGGGAGCTGGGTTCTGAAGGGGAATACAACTGGGGTGGTGCAGCCGGCACCAGCTTCTGGATTGATCCCGAGGAAAAGCTGACCGCCGTATTCATGGTGCAGAGCCTGCCCCACCGGACCCGCCTCGGGGCGGAGTTCAAGGTGCTCACTTACCAGGCGATAGTCGACTGA